In one Caldivirga sp. genomic region, the following are encoded:
- a CDS encoding NAD(+)/NADH kinase: protein MVLTKDGELPKEFADNGEIVSYPLTTDESVISKFDFIGVLGTDRFILSALHKLAGLDKPIITIGYGAGYLNTVNVADFNDLISNLKRGNYTIEAIPTLTTGQGYIAVNDIVIAPARSATLMEYTLIINNEFAWRDSADGLIVATPIGSTAYALSAGGVLIYGGLRSFEIVPINSTNIARVPVIVPDDSRIVISDLLSRSKIEVIADGLVRRNINVTKVSIFKGPEIKLVKMSAATTLDRYRRIIESMISDLPPSAKLILKVLEYEGPLTPKEIIEKTLIPQRTVRASLRLLLRKRLVNRLIVPRGSSRLVAYAISNGTKLNIK, encoded by the coding sequence ATGGTGCTTACTAAGGATGGTGAATTACCTAAGGAGTTCGCCGATAATGGTGAAATAGTCTCATACCCACTTACCACTGATGAATCAGTTATCTCCAAGTTCGACTTCATTGGTGTACTTGGTACTGATAGGTTTATACTTAGTGCCCTCCATAAATTAGCTGGCTTAGATAAGCCAATAATAACCATAGGTTACGGTGCAGGGTACTTGAATACGGTTAATGTTGCGGATTTCAATGATTTAATAAGTAACCTTAAGAGGGGTAACTACACCATTGAGGCTATACCAACTTTAACCACGGGCCAGGGATACATTGCGGTTAATGACATTGTTATAGCACCAGCCAGGAGCGCAACATTAATGGAGTACACGCTCATCATAAATAATGAGTTCGCATGGAGGGATAGCGCCGATGGCTTAATAGTGGCAACACCCATAGGTTCAACAGCCTACGCCCTCAGTGCTGGTGGTGTACTCATATATGGGGGTTTAAGGTCCTTTGAGATAGTACCCATTAATTCAACGAACATAGCCAGGGTTCCGGTCATAGTTCCTGATGATTCAAGGATAGTGATTAGTGATTTACTTTCAAGAAGTAAGATAGAGGTTATTGCTGATGGATTAGTGAGGAGGAACATTAACGTAACCAAGGTGTCAATATTTAAGGGTCCTGAGATTAAGCTCGTTAAGATGTCGGCGGCAACAACCCTTGATCGTTATAGGAGGATTATTGAATCAATGATTAGTGACTTACCTCCAAGCGCTAAATTAATACTTAAGGTTCTTGAGTATGAAGGCCCATTAACACCTAAGGAGATTATTGAAAAGACCCTTATACCCCAAAGGACGGTTAGGGCGTCATTAAGGCTACTGTTAAGGAAGAGGTTAGTTAATAGACTTATAGTGCCTAGGGGTAGTAGTAGGCTGGTGGCGTACGCTATAAGTAATGGCACTAAGCTCAACATTAAGTGA